Part of the Thiohalophilus sp. genome is shown below.
GTTTCAGATGCCGCCCGGCGGCAAAAGTACTCATCGACATATCACAGGCGTCGTGCAAATCGGCGGGGATATTGTTGAAGGTCACCTTGCTGTCATCGGCCAGGATGGCGGTAAACGCCTGCATGGCGTCGACCACATCCGGCATCAAACCCTTGACGGCCACCACGTTGTAACAGACATCGCCGTCAGCACTGAACTCGTAATGCAGCGGTTCCATGCCCTGTATCGACGGCGCATCTTCCAGAGTCCCCAGATTGTGCTCCTCCAGCTCAAGTTCCATCGGCGGTTCCAGTTCAATCGCCTGGCTCTTCAATGACATCACCGTGCGATCGTCATCGTTTACGCTGTAGATTGTATTGCTGTTGCGATTAAACAGGATAAAACTGGTTGAACCTTCCCCATCATCGAAGCGCATGAACTTATTGGTCACAATCAACCGGGTCGGATAGGGCTCGGCATGTTTTGCGTATTCGACAAAATCAATCTTGACCGACGTCTGTTTTTGCGGCGACGTCTGTTCTGCGTTGTTACAACCGCCCAGCAACGCCAGAGCGGCCAGACCGGTTATTACTGCTTTGTACTGCAACATCATCCTGCCCCTTCGATGTAATCGAGTTCTGCTTCGGAAAAGCCGGCCTCAAGGCGCGAAGCCCTGTCCAGTGGCCCCCGGCCACCACCCGGCATGTATTGATTGAATAATTCCCGGAATGTGGCTTCCGGTTCAAGTTCTCGCTGTTCACACAAATAACGAAACCAGCGTGAGCCGATGGCCACGTGTCCTACCTCGTCGCGCTGGATAATGCGTAACAGATCCACGGCGTTATCATCGCCGTTTTGCTCCAGCTTGCGCATGATACCCGGCGTCACATCCAGGCCACGCGCTTCCAGCACCCGCGGCACCAGTGCCATGCGCACCAGCGGATCATGGGCGGTCTGCAGACACATTTCCCACAACCCGTTGTGCGCCGGAAAATCGCCGTAATCGTGACCCAGATGACGCAGATGATCGCGCAGCAGGCTGAAATGGTACGCCTCCTCGCGCGCGACCTTGATCCAGTCAGTGTAATAGGCCTTCGGTAATTCACGAAACCGGTACACCGCATCCCAGGCCAGGTTAATGGCATTGAATTCGATATGGCAAATGGAATGGATCAGCGCCGCCCGGCCAACGTCACTGGCCGTACTACGGGCCGGCAGATCCCGTGGCGCCACCAGCTCGGGTCGCGCCGGACGCCCCGGCTCCGAGAGCAATACACTCTTGTCACCGGCTTCGTAACCTAACGCCCCCGCCTGCCAGGCCGCCGATACCGCCCGTGTCTGCTGCAGTTTAGTATCGGGATCCGGGACACGCAGACAGGCCTCGGCTTCATCAAAAACAGAGGGCCGAGGGACGAGGGCCGAGTTACGAGGCGTATCCGGGTGGTTCATGGCGAGTATTGTA
Proteins encoded:
- a CDS encoding ferritin-like domain-containing protein, giving the protein MNHPDTPRNSALVPRPSVFDEAEACLRVPDPDTKLQQTRAVSAAWQAGALGYEAGDKSVLLSEPGRPARPELVAPRDLPARSTASDVGRAALIHSICHIEFNAINLAWDAVYRFRELPKAYYTDWIKVAREEAYHFSLLRDHLRHLGHDYGDFPAHNGLWEMCLQTAHDPLVRMALVPRVLEARGLDVTPGIMRKLEQNGDDNAVDLLRIIQRDEVGHVAIGSRWFRYLCEQRELEPEATFRELFNQYMPGGGRGPLDRASRLEAGFSEAELDYIEGAG